A region from the Drosophila takahashii strain IR98-3 E-12201 chromosome 2L, DtakHiC1v2, whole genome shotgun sequence genome encodes:
- the LOC108068789 gene encoding uncharacterized protein isoform X1: MNSCCCRSHSDRTDPMACLPQFASSRLQRVQSCRPYLEGRRAASCCVSSERRWGQRNGGMIQLLANMLFARILYPLILGWNTLKIPFVLPDTCELYYGIFDECGNLRKPIPTRTLLILITMMQYFLNLPKVCKRNNKCCSGCKNKDDSLQNIHNPGYCGKDAMLPFSRIGMPGQPKSKSPGSEVWAGLRRLGYQKGGDLESYPSDESIPYGYAPARCPCQSGYYNEQRSRREFKNPYANMTAEMRSQACEEILQSPMLANDCVPSARSQMAALSPQAAQLVQISHISDLYAAVVQNQHSRRLLQDGKPPKPRVKPCTENRRRFSGGFMMPEPYFNGMPWSWLHRDPQRRVRLPSGGLPTDVVPWKYKEYNDLGYKYENFSRLVNPFKESSLLPIEPKRFQPVSWEQKIKDLGKFPIKLPLGEKRKLEWEELLLKRVTPAGKPKGGFDYWSEMMERNQLRRTIDRERIRNPIFPITRERSYSPAGKDIARMIMPKSNNSLKSARKTPKNSFENKKPTSTNQTKIKRINSGRKDNVSEKPIKETKPRERHIKKSVNNILQYEKIEKSSKRNYPDPEDYRKEISRNRRYHRKIAGECLMLIKPYKENIPAEDLKKKIKRRGTSPERFVPPGGGDHNPKYSKTQDVRPKPKGLLKGTDDRKIIFKPRAKSPESDIKKIRFQSNDLTEKSRKSQKIYYGSTKSKTNELQGLSSNNRTKIAHSRGESTEKDVLNNRRKKSTTFSNML, encoded by the exons ATGAattcctgctgctgcagatCGCACAGCGATCGCACAGATCCGATGGCCTGTCTGCCGCAGTTCGCCTCCAGTCGCCTCCAGCGGGTCCAAAGTTGTAGGCCATATTTGGAGGGTCGAAGGGCCGCCAGTTGTTGTGTGTCGAGCGAAAGGCGTTGGGGTCAGAGGAACGGGGGAATGATCCAGTTGCTGGCCAATATG CTCTTCGCCAGAATTCTATATCCCTTAATTTTGGGCTGGAATACGCTCAAGATACCATTCGTTCTGCCCGATACGTGTGAGCTTTACTACGGGATATTCGATGAATGCGGAAATCTGAGGAAGCCCATTCCCACACGGACGTTGCTCATCTTGATAACCATGATGCAGTACTTTCTGAATTTACCCAAAGTATGCAAGCGAAATAACAAGTGTTGTTCGGGATGCAAGAACAAGGACGATAGTCTTCAGAATATTCACAATCCTGGTTATTGCGGCAAGGATGCCATGTTACCATTCTCGAGAATCGGGATGCCAGGACAACCGAAATCGAAATCACCGGGTAGCGAAGTGTGGGCGGGACTCAGGCGATTGGGTTACCAAAAAGGTGGCGATCTGGAGAGCTATCCCTCGGATGAGTCTATACCATATGGCTATGCGCCGGCACGATGTCCCTGTCAGTCTGGCTATTACAATGAACAGAGGTCCAGACGGGAATTTAAGAATCCCTATGCCAATATGACGGCGGAAATGAGATCCCAGGCCTGCGAGGAGATACTGCAAAGTCCCATGTTGGCCAACGATTGCGTACCGAGTGCGAGATCTCAAATGGCAGCCCTTTCCCCTCAAGCAGCTCAACTCGTTCAGATTTCGCACATCTCGGATCTATATGCTGCAGTTGTACAAAATCAACATTCTAGAAGGTTACTTCAAGACGGAAAACCGCCAAAGCCAAGGGTAAAACCCTGCACTGAAAACCGACGCAGATTCTCCGGTGGCTTCATGATGCCCGAACCCTATTTCAATGGAATGCCATGGAGCTGGCTGCACAGGGATCCACAGCGAAGGGTGCGATTACCAAGTGGAGGTCTTCCCACGGATGTCGTCCCATGGAAATATAAAGAGTACAATGATCTCGGATATAAATATGAGAATTTTAGCAGACTGGTTAACCCCTTCAAGGAGAGCAGCCTCTTGCCCATTGAACCAAAAAGATTCCAACCCGTTAGCTGGGAGCAAAAGATCAAGGATCTTggaaaatttcctattaaACTTCCTCTTGGGGAAAAGAGGAAATTGGAGTGGGAGGAGCTCTTATTAAAGAGAGTAACTCCAGCTGGAAAACCCAAGGGTGGCTTTGACTATTGGAGTGAGATGATGGAGAGAAATCAGCTGAGAAGGACAATCGATAGAGAACGTATACGAAATCCGATATTCCCGATAACAAGAGAAAGAAGTTATTCTCCAGCGGGTAAAGATATTGCCCGAATGATAATGCCAAAAAGTAATAACTCTCTAAAATCAGCAAGGAAAACTCCAAAGAATTcattcgaaaataaaaaacctacATCTACGAATCAGACTAAAATTAAACGGATAAACAGTGGACGAAAAGATAATGTTTCAGAGAAACCAATAAAGGAGACCAAACCAAGAGAACGTCACATCAAAAAGTCTGTTAATAATATTCTGCAATATGAAAAGATTGAAAAAAGCAGTAAACGAAATTATCCTGATCCCGAGGATTACAGAAAAGAAATTTCTAGAAATCGACGGTATCATAGAAAAATTGCAGGAGAGTGTCTCATGCTTATAAAGccttataaagaaaatattccagcAGAAGatctaaaaaagaaaatcaaacgGCGAGGTACATCACCTGAAAGATTTGTCCCACCTGGAGGTGGAGATCATAATCCAAAGTATAGTAAGACCCAAGATGTTCGACCCAAACCTAAGGGGCTTTTAAAAGGAACTGAtgatagaaaaataatatttaaacccaGGGCAAAGTCACCGGAAagtgatattaaaaaaatacgattccagtcaaatgatttaacagaaaaatctagaaaatctCAGAAGATATATTATGGGAGTACCAAAAGCAAAACTAATGAACTCCAGGGACTTAGCTCCAATAATCGAACTAAAATAGCCCATTCAAGAGGAGAAAGTACAGAAAAGGATGTACTAAATAATAGACGCAAGAAAAGTACAACATTTAGTAATATGTTATAA
- the LOC108068789 gene encoding uncharacterized protein isoform X2 — translation MMQYFLNLPKVCKRNNKCCSGCKNKDDSLQNIHNPGYCGKDAMLPFSRIGMPGQPKSKSPGSEVWAGLRRLGYQKGGDLESYPSDESIPYGYAPARCPCQSGYYNEQRSRREFKNPYANMTAEMRSQACEEILQSPMLANDCVPSARSQMAALSPQAAQLVQISHISDLYAAVVQNQHSRRLLQDGKPPKPRVKPCTENRRRFSGGFMMPEPYFNGMPWSWLHRDPQRRVRLPSGGLPTDVVPWKYKEYNDLGYKYENFSRLVNPFKESSLLPIEPKRFQPVSWEQKIKDLGKFPIKLPLGEKRKLEWEELLLKRVTPAGKPKGGFDYWSEMMERNQLRRTIDRERIRNPIFPITRERSYSPAGKDIARMIMPKSNNSLKSARKTPKNSFENKKPTSTNQTKIKRINSGRKDNVSEKPIKETKPRERHIKKSVNNILQYEKIEKSSKRNYPDPEDYRKEISRNRRYHRKIAGECLMLIKPYKENIPAEDLKKKIKRRGTSPERFVPPGGGDHNPKYSKTQDVRPKPKGLLKGTDDRKIIFKPRAKSPESDIKKIRFQSNDLTEKSRKSQKIYYGSTKSKTNELQGLSSNNRTKIAHSRGESTEKDVLNNRRKKSTTFSNML, via the coding sequence ATGATGCAGTACTTTCTGAATTTACCCAAAGTATGCAAGCGAAATAACAAGTGTTGTTCGGGATGCAAGAACAAGGACGATAGTCTTCAGAATATTCACAATCCTGGTTATTGCGGCAAGGATGCCATGTTACCATTCTCGAGAATCGGGATGCCAGGACAACCGAAATCGAAATCACCGGGTAGCGAAGTGTGGGCGGGACTCAGGCGATTGGGTTACCAAAAAGGTGGCGATCTGGAGAGCTATCCCTCGGATGAGTCTATACCATATGGCTATGCGCCGGCACGATGTCCCTGTCAGTCTGGCTATTACAATGAACAGAGGTCCAGACGGGAATTTAAGAATCCCTATGCCAATATGACGGCGGAAATGAGATCCCAGGCCTGCGAGGAGATACTGCAAAGTCCCATGTTGGCCAACGATTGCGTACCGAGTGCGAGATCTCAAATGGCAGCCCTTTCCCCTCAAGCAGCTCAACTCGTTCAGATTTCGCACATCTCGGATCTATATGCTGCAGTTGTACAAAATCAACATTCTAGAAGGTTACTTCAAGACGGAAAACCGCCAAAGCCAAGGGTAAAACCCTGCACTGAAAACCGACGCAGATTCTCCGGTGGCTTCATGATGCCCGAACCCTATTTCAATGGAATGCCATGGAGCTGGCTGCACAGGGATCCACAGCGAAGGGTGCGATTACCAAGTGGAGGTCTTCCCACGGATGTCGTCCCATGGAAATATAAAGAGTACAATGATCTCGGATATAAATATGAGAATTTTAGCAGACTGGTTAACCCCTTCAAGGAGAGCAGCCTCTTGCCCATTGAACCAAAAAGATTCCAACCCGTTAGCTGGGAGCAAAAGATCAAGGATCTTggaaaatttcctattaaACTTCCTCTTGGGGAAAAGAGGAAATTGGAGTGGGAGGAGCTCTTATTAAAGAGAGTAACTCCAGCTGGAAAACCCAAGGGTGGCTTTGACTATTGGAGTGAGATGATGGAGAGAAATCAGCTGAGAAGGACAATCGATAGAGAACGTATACGAAATCCGATATTCCCGATAACAAGAGAAAGAAGTTATTCTCCAGCGGGTAAAGATATTGCCCGAATGATAATGCCAAAAAGTAATAACTCTCTAAAATCAGCAAGGAAAACTCCAAAGAATTcattcgaaaataaaaaacctacATCTACGAATCAGACTAAAATTAAACGGATAAACAGTGGACGAAAAGATAATGTTTCAGAGAAACCAATAAAGGAGACCAAACCAAGAGAACGTCACATCAAAAAGTCTGTTAATAATATTCTGCAATATGAAAAGATTGAAAAAAGCAGTAAACGAAATTATCCTGATCCCGAGGATTACAGAAAAGAAATTTCTAGAAATCGACGGTATCATAGAAAAATTGCAGGAGAGTGTCTCATGCTTATAAAGccttataaagaaaatattccagcAGAAGatctaaaaaagaaaatcaaacgGCGAGGTACATCACCTGAAAGATTTGTCCCACCTGGAGGTGGAGATCATAATCCAAAGTATAGTAAGACCCAAGATGTTCGACCCAAACCTAAGGGGCTTTTAAAAGGAACTGAtgatagaaaaataatatttaaacccaGGGCAAAGTCACCGGAAagtgatattaaaaaaatacgattccagtcaaatgatttaacagaaaaatctagaaaatctCAGAAGATATATTATGGGAGTACCAAAAGCAAAACTAATGAACTCCAGGGACTTAGCTCCAATAATCGAACTAAAATAGCCCATTCAAGAGGAGAAAGTACAGAAAAGGATGTACTAAATAATAGACGCAAGAAAAGTACAACATTTAGTAATATGTTATAA
- the LOC108068790 gene encoding uncharacterized protein yields MLGTNCELVAQFPQRLRIDSIRKRQAPRTRSTCLSQEHRLWRQRNQVEIQQLAKVIGYCPEQIDGFLFELSLQNYNHLLNPKGCGWDACNVPLCFPDVCDRYMAIFDHHGNLRNPIQSKALDSLLPMLLDYLNDDRRDLPKYPFSHQANGLESSLESSDWIIHTFGSSVLPQRVKNTINNHDLQTVERMEPESESEKASLEDLRKKKKKKTFGRKSLFLNDELALAYAKPDEYVELLMKDLGRHRLKGSYVGPVGDLRTARIRILIRELIEKKGTNITYEDLRKALKKVDLEWKRTAKADYKREKKTAVEISKLYNAIVQRNSEQPIRPFVLGKVRDNYPKVPRASKLPRRYLADQVPILFHEPFDPKKHWTWQPRHPRQTRLNSKNKFSTSRIKRGSVKDQIDQYADRYSIHSTISDKYRSGERKSLEPQFGEPKK; encoded by the coding sequence ATGCTTGGCACAAATTGCGAGTTGGTCGCACAATTTCCGCAGCGACTTAGAATAGATTCGATCCGCAAGAGACAAGCTCCCAGAACCAGATCCACATGCCTATCCCAGGAGCATCGTCTGTGGCGGCAGAGAAACCAAGTGGAAATCCAGCAATTGGCCAAGGTGATTGGCTACTGTCCCGAGCAAATTGACGGGTTTCTCTTCGAGCTCAGCCTGCAGAACTACAATCATCTGCTGAACCCCAAGGGCTGTGGCTGGGATGCCTGCAATGTGCCACTTTGCTTTCCAGATGTCTGTGATCGCTATATGGCCATATTCGATCATCATGGCAACTTAAGAAATCCCATCCAGTCGAAGGCCCTCGATAGTTTACTTCCCATGCTGTTGGACTATTTGAATGATGACCGAAGGGATTTGCCAAAATATCCTTTCAGTCATCAAGCAAATGGTTTAGAATCGAGTTTGGAATCTTCGGATTGGATCATTCATACCTTTGGCAGTTCAGTGTTACCACAGAGGGTGAAAAATACCATTAATAATCATGACCTACAAACGGTGGAAAGAATGGAGCCAGAATCAGAATCTGAGAAGGCATCTCTTGAAGACTTgcgtaaaaaaaagaaaaagaaaacattcGGACGAAAGTCTCTCTTTCTCAACGACGAACTGGCCCTAGCTTATGCCAAGCCAGATGAGTATGTGGAGTTGCTGATGAAAGACCTAGGGCGACATCGCCTCAAGGGCAGCTATGTGGGTCCTGTGGGAGATTTGAGGACAGCACGTATTCGCATTCTAATCAGGGAACTGATCGAAAAGAAGGGAACCAATATAACCTATGAGGATCTAAGAAAGGCCCTAAAAAAGGTGGATCTAGAGTGGAAAAGAACGGCCAAAGCAGATTATAAACGTGAAAAGAAAACAGCTGTGGAGATCTCGAAATTGTACAACGCCATTGTGCAGAGAAATTCGGAGCAACCAATACGGCCCTTCGTTCTAGGAAAAGTCCGTGACAATTACCCAAAGGTGCCGAGAGCTTCGAAACTTCCCCGCAGATACTTGGCCGATCAGGTGCCCATACTCTTCCATGAGCCCTTTGATCCAAAGAAACATTGGACCTGGCAGCCCCGACATCCGAGACAAACTCGCCTAAATTCCAAAAACAAGTTCTCCACCTCCAGGATCAAACGCGGATCTGTAAAGGATCAAATAGATCAGTATGCGGATCGGTATTCCATTCACTCGACTATTAGTGATAAGTATAGATCCGGGGAGCGAAAGTCGCTGGAACCCCAGTTTGGGGAACCTAAAAAATAg